The Pseudomonas sp. MM223 genome segment GGCTGTACAGTGCTTCGCGTCGCGCGGGATCACGAAAATGCTGGTCGTCCAGTTCCATGGGCAGGTACCAGCCATCCACCGGCAATTGCCAGGTTTTGCGCAGTTGCTGGTAATGGCTGAGCGAGCGTCCCAGCTGCGCTTTCCAATAGCTGTTCAGGCCTTCGCCGTCGAGTTCGTCCAGCCGCTGGTAGTAGGCGGGGTCCATGTACAACCCCAGCACCAGTTGCAGGCCTTGGGCACTTGCGCTGCGCAGGCTGTTGGCCAGCCAGCCCTGGGCGCCGCCGAAGTCGCTGTCGCCGTAGGCGCTCCATTGCACGATCAGGGTCTTGCCGCCCTGGGCCACGGTGGCATGCCACAGTTGCTGCCACTGGGCGGGGGTGACATTGGCGTCGCGGTTCAGGGGTTGGTAGAACAGGCGTTGGTCGGCCGTGGCGGGCAGGCAAAGGGCAAGCAGGCAGAAGGCGAGGATCGTACGCATCAGAAGGTCATCTCCGCACCGACCAGCACGCCGTTGGCGCGCTCGTAAAGATTGCCGCCCAGCGATTGCTGGTACTCGGCACGCACTTTCAGCGAGCCACGGTAGGCGTTGTAGCGGTCGTCGTCGAACCACCATTGCCAGCGCACGCCAACCCCGGCCCGTGCGTCCTGGCGCCAGTCGTTGCTCGGGTCCTGGCTGGAAAACTCGACAAAACCATAGGGCATGATGGTTTGTGGGGAACTGCCGGGGAGCTTCCAGGCATGGCCCTGCTGGTAGCGGGACAGCCAGGCGTGGTCGCCGGCGCGGGTCCACCAGGCGGCGTCGAGGTACAGGAAGCGTTCGTTCCAGTCGTCCTCATCCACACGCCAGTCATTGCGCCAGTCGCCCTGGTCGAGGAACGAGGCGGTGGCGCGTAGCAGCAGGTCATTGCTCGATTCGGCGTGGTGGCGCAGGTCGCCCCAGTTGCCGCCGACCTTGGCCGGGCTCAGCAACTGGCCCAGGCTCAGGCCACGGTAGTGTTCTTCGTCGATCTGACGCTGGTGGTACAGCTCGGCGTACAGGTTGAGGTTGGCCTGGCCGAGTGGCTTGTAGCGCAGGCCAACGCCGGTACCCATGCTTTGCGCATAGTCGGTGCGGCTCTGGCCACCGAACAGCACCCGGCCATAGACCGACAGGGTGCTACCGTTGCGGCTGGGTTCTTCGCCCAGGGCGTGGTCCCACATGGCCAGTTGCACGTTCTGTGACTGCGCCCGGCGCGAACTGCCGCTGCGCTGGCCGTTGTCGAGGAACTTGTCGTTGGTCGACGTGCCGGCGGGGGACCAGGTGCTGGCCAGGGTGATGGTGTCGCGCCGTGACAGGCTTTCGTGGGCGCGGCGCTGGCGGTACTTGCGGGCTTCGAGGCTGCCGTATTCATCGTCACCGTCGACCAGGTTCTGCTCCACATCGAGGATGCGGCGCAGCTCACGGCGTGCCGAGGCGCTGTCTTCGGCTTCGTCGTAGCGCAAGGCCAGTGTTTCGCCGAGGCGATAGTCCTCGGGGAAGTCGTGGGTAGCACGCTCCAGGTAGGGGATCGACTGGCGGCGCTGGGCCTTTTCTGTCGAGCCGGCCAGGCGCATGCCGTAGTCGGCCCGGTAGCGTGGCTGGTCGGGGGCAAGGTGCACGGCTTCGGCGAGCCAGGCCATGCTCTGTGCGCTGTCGCCGGCCCGTTGCGCGGTGCTGGCCGCGGCGTAGTAGTGGTCGGCCCGTGGGTTGTTTGCCAAGGCCTGGCGCTGGAAACCCAGGGCCGCCTGGTAATCGCCCTGGCGCTGGGCAATGGCAGCACCCAGTGCCCAGTCATCGGCGCTGTGGTGTGCAGCAGCGTCCCAATAGCGGCAGCCCGCTTCAGCGTCGCCTGCGTTGAGCGCGCCACCGGCGGCCGTGAGGCGGGCGTTGTCGGTCCAGGCGCTGTCCGGCAGGCTGCGCCAGATAGGCAGCGCGGCTTCGGAGTCGCCTGCCGCTTCAAGTGCATAGGCCAACGGCAGGCGGTTGCCGGCGTCGCCCAGGCGCTCGGCGGCCTGGTAGTAGACCACCGCTTCGCCGGGTTGGTCGGGCATGGCGCAGCGGCCCAGGGCGCGGTACTGGCCGGGCTCGCGGGGTATGGCCGGCACCGCCTGGCGCACGGCGTCGCACTGGCCGGCCTCGGCCAGGCGGCCGAGCAACTGGGCACGGGTATTGGCATCGACCTGGGGGATCAGGCCGAGCATGCGGTGGCTGTCCAGCGGCCCGTCGTTGCGGGCGTACAGGTTGCCCAGGCGTTGCAATAGTGATGGGCTGAGGCGGCCCTGGCGGCGGTCGTAGGCCTGTTCCAGCAGTTGCCGGGCGTGTCCGGTCTGGCCCTGTTCCACCAACAGGAAGGTGGCTTGCTCCAGTGCGGCCAGGTCGCCACTTTGCCGGTAGCGTTTTTCCCACTCGCTGGCGGTGCGCGGTTGTGGGGGCTGCGGCGGGTTGCCATACAGGCGTTGCTTGAGCACGGCATAGGCGCGTGCATCGGCAGTGGGCGTGCAGCCTTTGAACTGTTCGCGGGCCAGGTCGGGGTCATGGCGTGACAGCCAGTCGACCGTGTCCAGGCAGGGGCGCTGCAGGTCGTTGCTCAGGCGGCGTACCAGCGCGGCATCGTCGCCTTTGCGGGCCAGCTCCCACAGTTGCTGGCGCTGGTCGGGTTGATTCAGCTGATCGGGCGGCAGCGACTGCAACCAGCGCTGGGCTTGCTGGTTGTGGCCCACGGCAATGGCGCGGTTGGCCATGGCCAGGCGCGCCTGGTTAGCCGCTTGAGGGGAGGGCGCGCTGGGCAGCAGGGTGTTCAGCCCTTTTTCATCCACCTGCTGGACATAGGCATTGGCCAGGCGTTGCCAGTCTTCGGCCGGCAACTGGCCCTTGGTGGCGAGCGGTTGCAACTGCTCGATGGTTTCTTTCCAGTTGCGCAGTTGTTCGGCGAAGTTGGCCCGGGCCAGACGCAATACCTGGCCGTCATCCTTGGGCGGCAGTTGGCTGAGCCAGTCCAGTGCCTTGCCCGCGCCACCGAACTTGGCCAGGCTCAGGCTGTAGGCCTGCCACAGGCGCACGCGCTGATTACCCTCACTGGCAGCCAGCCATTGTTCCACCCGGCCGGCCGGCGGTGGGTCCTGTTCGATCCAGGTCAGGCGCAGTTCGAGCAGGGCGTCGGCGTATTCGGGGCTGCCGTCCAGTTGGCCGGCCAGTGTCTCGGCTTCCTTGTAGCGACGTTGATGGGTCAGGGCCTCTACCAGCAGTGCGCGGGCCTCGTCGTTGTTCGGCACCCGGCTTAGCACGTGGCGGGTTAGCCGCTCGACCTCGGCCCAGTTGTCTTTCTTGGCTTCACGATAGCCACGGTCCATGAACGGGAAGCTGGTGAACCGCTGGAAGTCGGTCATCGGCGCCGAGGCGGCCACAGGCAGCGCGGCGCAGCACAGCAACAGGCCAGTGAAAGTGAGGGAAAAGCGCGGCTTCATGCCACCTCCCGGGTCAGGTCAAGGGCGGCCTGCTGCTCGCTGGCCTGCTCAATGAGCGCCTGCTGCAACACCTGCTCGGTGATGATGCCGCGGGCGATCAGGTGCTCGCCCAGGCTCTGGCGCTCGGGGTCGAAGTCGATCAGTGCCTGGTTGAACAGGGTGACCGGGACCATGCCGCGCACCTGCAACAGGGTGCCGAGCATGATCTGGTGATGGCTGACCCGTTCCAGCAGTGCTTCATCGTCCTGATGGCGCTCAAGGACGGCCAGCATGTCGCGGGTTTCCGGCTTCTGCCAGGGGCTTGGGTAGTGGTAGCGCAGGCCCAGGGTGACCCGGCCCTGCGGTGCCAGGCGCACGCTGACTGGGCGTTTCAGGTAGCGGCTGATCACCCCCAGCGACACTTGGCTGACCGGGCTTTCGCTGGCCAGGATCAGTGTGTCGCCGTCTTCGGCAACCGGCAGTACGCCATAGTGGGTAGCCAGTTTGCGTGGCAGCGTGGCAATCAGTTGCGGGTCGAGCTTGAACGGGTTCAGCGGCGCCCAGGGCAGGTCCAGTTGTTCGGCCAGGGCGGCCACCAACTGTTCGCTGTTCACCCAGCCACGCAGCAGCAGTTCGCGGCCCAGGCGCCGGCGTACCGGGTTGGTGATTGCCTGTTGCAGCTGTTCGTCACTGATCAGCCCTTTGGCCACCAGGCGCTGGCCCAGTGGCGTGCGGGCAGGGGCGGCGATGGCGGGGAATTCATGGGTGGTCTTGTCCCAGGCCACGCGCCGCGAGTCGCCCATCTCCATCACCTGACGCAGGGCACGCAGGTTGGCGAAAAAGTTGACGAAGTTGCTCCACATCATCCGCGGTGCCGACAGCAGGCCTTCGCCGATGCCGTAGAAACGGGTGACGAACCAGCCGCGTTGGAACAAGCGATTGAACAGCATCAGCCCGTTGAGCCACAGCAGGGTGGACAGCAGCCAGCTGTCGCTGAGGATCGACATGAAGCGCCACGAATCCGGCGCAATCACTGTGACAAGCCACATGGCCAGCAACACCAGTAGCAACAGGTTGACCAAAAAGCTCAGCAGGTAGGCAAACAGCCCACGGCGGTCACGCCAGAGGAAGTAGTTGAGCGCGCCCTTGCGGCTCCAGCCAAGGTTGCTGGTGCCCTGGAACACAATGCCGACGATCCACCGCGACTTCTGCCGGATGGCATGCTGCCAGTCACGCGGAAAGTGCTCGCGCACGCAGATCACCTGGGAGAACTCCCGGCTCATGCCCGGGCGCCATTCCTGTTTCAGGGTCAGCGCCGGGTCGGTGATGGAATAGCGGGCGAAAATGCACTTCATGCCCTTTTGCTTCAGGCGAAAGCCAATGTCGTAGTCTTCGGTGAGGCTCTGCACGTCGAAGGCAATGCCGTCGCCGTCCTCCAGCAGTGCGCTGATGGCGCGGCGGCTGAAGCAGGTGCCGACACCGGCGCTGGGCACCTGGCCGGTGAGCGCTTCGCGGACGATGACGTCCTTGCCGTGGTTTTCGGCAAACTCGTCGACATAGTGGCCGGCAGTAAAACCTTTCCATTCCGGTGCGTAGGGGTAGACCGGGATCTGGATCATGTCCTTGTTCGGCAGCAGGTAGTTGAACAGGCGCAGCCCATGGGCGAGATCACGTCTTCGGCGTCATGCAGGATGAAACCGGCGAACTCGATGCCGGCGTCCTGCTGGAAGCGCAGCAGGGCGTCGATGATGTTGTTCAGGCAGTCGGCCTTGCTGGTGGGGCCTGGGCGTGCGCACACCACCTTGTGCACGTTGGGGTAGTGCAGGCACACCGCGTCGACGTCGGCCTGGGTTTGCGGGTCGTTGGGGTAGGTGCCGACGAAAATCTGGTAGTTCTCGTAGTCGATGGTCGAGGCCGCCAGGCGCGCCATTTCACCGACCACGCCCACTTCGTTCCAGGCTGGGACCATGATGGCCAGGGGTTTTTCCGGGACGTCGAACAGGCGTTTTTCGTCAGCCTTTTCGTACTTGTCATACACGCGAAAGCGCCGGATCAGCTTGCGGCCCCAGTAGCACAGGTCGATGAACAGGTCGTCCAGGCCCAGCAGGAACATCAGCGAGGCCAGGGTGATGGCCAGGATTTTCAGGCCGAACAGCACATAGGTGAGAAAATCGATGAATGCCAGGCTCATGCAGCAGTCACCGGCAGGGCGCAGTGGGCCATTGTCATTATCCTCGCTCGGTTCCCTCGACGAAGTTGTACGAGATGTCGCTGTTTGTACGGGATAGATACAAGCAGCCGAACGTGCTGTTGTCCAAATTTCGGGCTTTTTCTTGTGGGCGACATCTTGTAGTTTTACAGGTCGTTTACCCAGGGAGCTGAACATGCAAGGCAAGGCCCGCAAGATCGTCCAGGCCATTCTTTACGAAGCCATCGCCGTGGCCTGCGTGGCGCCTGCGCTAGAGCTGGCGTTTGGTGCCGGGATGGCACAGTCGGCCATCTTGTCGGTGCTGATGTCAGGCATCGCGATGAGCTGGAACATGGGCTACAACTGGGTGTTCGAGCGCTGGGAAGCGCGCCAGCGCAACCGTGAGCGCACCTTCTTGCGGCGCTTGCTGCATGCCTTGGGCTTCGAGGGCGGGCTGGTGGTGATCCTGCTGCCACTGGTGGCGTACTGGCTGGATGTGAGCCTGTGGGCGGCGCTGCTGACCAACCTGGCGTTGTTCGTGTTCTTCTTCGTTTACGCCTTTGCCTTCCAGTGGGGGTTCGACAAGGTGTTCGACGTGCCGCTTTCGGCGCAGCAGGCCAAGTGTTGACTTTGTGCCGCACTAACGGCTAAGTTCCTACCCCATGAATACATTCCCGCATGTGAACGCCATTATTATTACCGCCATTATCAGCTTGGCGGGCTAGCGCGTACGTGCACCGAACCCGCCCTGGAGGCGGGTTTTTTCTCTCTGACTCCTGGGCAACGTGAAACAGCCAAGGAGTTATCGATGACCAGCTTCAGTGTCCCTCGTCCTACCGTCACCCCCCAGCAACTGCTGTCGGAGCAGGTGCGGCGCATTCTGGCCGCGCCGGTGTACGACCTGGCCATCGAAACGCCGCTGCAAGCCGCGCCTGCACTGTCTGCCAGCCTGGGTAACCAGGTGCTGCTCAAGCGTGAAGACCTGCAACCAACTTTCTCGTTCAAGATCCGCGGCGCCTATACCCGGCTGTCACGGCTGAATGCTGTGCAGCGCGAGCGTGGGGTGATCACTGCCTCGGCGGGTAACCATGCCCAGGGCGTGGCCTTGGCGGCGTCGCACCTGGGCCTGAAGGCCACCATCGTCATGCCGACCACCACGCCGTCACTGAAGGTGGAAGGGGTGCGTTCGCGCGGCGGCCATGTGGTGCTGCATGGCGAGAGCTTCCCGCACGCACTGGCCCACGCGCTGAAGCTGGCCGACAGCGAAGGCGCCACCTTTGTGCCGCCGTTCGACGACCCGGACGTAATCGCCGGGCAGGGCACCGTGGCCATGGAAATCCTGCGCCAGCGCCCGGGTGCGCTGGACGCCATTTTTGTACCGGTAGGCGGTGGCGGGCTGATTGCCGGCATTGCCGCCTACGTGAAGTACCTGCGCCCGGAAGTGAAAGTGATTGGCGTCGAGCCGGAAGACTCCAACTGCCTGCAGGCCGCGATGGCCGCCGGCGAGCGGGTGATCCTGCCGCAGGTGGGCACCTTCGCCGACGGTGTGGCGGTGGCGCAGATCGGTGCCCATTGCTTTGAGCCTGTGCCGGCATTTTGTGGACGAAGTGGTGACCGTCAGCAGTGACGAGCTGTGCGCGGCGATCAAGGACATCTACGACGACACCCGCTCGATCACCGAGCCTTCCGGTGCCTTGGCCGTGGCCGGGATCAAGAAGTACGTGGCACGCGATGGCGTGCAGGGGCAAACCTTGGTGGCCATTGATTCCGGGGCCAACGTCAATTTCGACCGCCTGCGCCATGTGGCCGAGCGGGCCGAACTGGGCGAACAACGCGAGGCGATCATCGCCGTGACCATCCCCGAACAGCCAGGCAGCTTCCGTGCGTTTTGCCAGGCGCTGGGCAAGCGGCAGATCACCGAGTTCAACTACCGCTATTACCCGGGCAAGGAAGCGCGTTTGTTTGTCGGGGTGCAGACTCATCCCGTGCACGACCCACGCGAGCAGTTGCTCGGCAGTTTGCGTGAGCAGGGTTACAACGTGCTGGACCTGACCGATAACGAGCTGGCCAAGCTGCATGTGCGCCATACCGTGGGAGGGCATGCTGCGCCGGGTGCTGATGAGCGGGTGCTGCGCTTCGAGTTCCCCGAGCGGCCTGGGGCGTTACTGGGCTTTCTGGAGCGGTTGGGCAAGCGTTGGAACATCAGCCTGTTCCATTACCGCAACCATGGCGCGGCAGAGGCCCGGGTGTTTGCGGCGCTGGAGGTGCCGGGGGACGAGTTGGCGGGGTTGCCGTTGGCGCTGGACGAGATGGGGTATCGGTACTGGGATGAGACTGATAACCCGGCTTACAAGCTGTTCCTGGGCTGACCTGCACCGCGTGGCATGCGCAAACCTGTGTAGGAGCGGCCTTGTGCCGCGAAAGGGGTGCGAAGCGCCCCCGGGGTTCAGGCTTCGCCACATGCATTGCCGGGGCCGCTTTGCGGCCCTTTCGCGGCACAAGGCCGCTCCTACAAGGGATTTGTGCATACCCAATGATGGGGTTTCAGCGCTCACGCATGAAGAAGCCGGCGACAAACTTGCGGAAGGTTTCCAGGCTTTTGAAGTCGGCGTAGCGCTTGAAATTTTCGGCATCCGGCTCGGGGCCGATCGGTTGCTCCAGCAGCGAGACAGACAGTACCCGGTCCTGGTCCGAGGTCAGGACCAGTTCATCCATCACCTGCCCGCCAATTACCGGGCGGCGCATTTGTACTTTCACGCCTTTGCTGGCCATCCAGTCAATCAACGACACCAGGGCCTTGAGCGGCTCACGTTCTTCATCGCGGTACACCGGGAACAGGTGGGCGCGTGACAGCACGGGTACGCTGGCGACATGGATCAGTTCATAGAAATGGCTACCGGCGCTGGTCGGCGAGTAGATCATCAGCGCCAGCAACGGCCCAGTGGTGCGGCTACCGCCCCAATACAGGTGGTGCCCCTGGAAGTCGAAGCCATCTTCACTGCGGTTGTTGAACAGCTTGCGCCCTTTGATCTGGTCGACGCAGTCCAGCATCAGCCCATGGCGGCGATGGTTGCCGAACACCGTGGCTTCACGCAGGCGGGACTTGACCATCATCATGTGCTTCATGTCCAGGCGGGTTTCCAGGTAGTTGCTGGCAGGTACCCGTTCCAGCAGCGGGTAGCGGCTGGCCACGCTGCGCAATTCGGCAAACTGCGTGGTCAGGTCCTTTTTCAGGTGGGTAGCGTAGAGGTTGAGGCCACTGGTTTCTATCCAGGTCAGCAGCAGCGACAGCAAGCGTTGTTGTTCGCGCCGGTCGTTGCCATCGCCGCCGACACCGGCCGTGCCGGCCCGAAAGTCGCCAATCAGGCGCAACGGGGTGTCGGGCGGTAGCCAGGCGGCGGGGGGCGTGGGGTCGTCCTCGCGTTCGGTGGCCTCCCGCTCGTCCTTGGTGAACGGGCAGCCCGGCGCGTGCTCAGCGGTGCCCGGGTTGTTCTTGAGGAACAAGGTGCCAGTGTTGCCGTTAAGGGTGACATTGAGCACCGGCAAGGCGTCGTTGCGGCAGCCGCAGGCCAACCACTGGTTGGCGTTGCGTACTTTCA includes the following:
- the ilvA_1 gene encoding L-threonine dehydratase biosynthetic IlvA (*Name ilvA_1) — protein: MTSFSVPRPTVTPQQLLSEQVRRILAAPVYDLAIETPLQAAPALSASLGNQVLLKREDLQPTFSFKIRGAYTRLSRLNAVQRERGVITASAGNHAQGVALAASHLGLKATIVMPTTTPSLKVEGVRSRGGHVVLHGESFPHALAHALKLADSEGATFVPPFDDPDVIAGQGTVAMEILRQRPGALDAIFVPVGGGGLIAGIAAYVKYLRPEVKVIGVEPEDSNCLQAAMAAGERVILPQVGTFADGVAVAQIGAHCFEPVPAFCGRSGDRQQ
- the ilvA_2 gene encoding L-threonine dehydratase biosynthetic IlvA (*Name ilvA_2), translating into MPIALSLCRHFVDEVVTVSSDELCAAIKDIYDDTRSITEPSGALAVAGIKKYVARDGVQGQTLVAIDSGANVNFDRLRHVAERAELGEQREAIIAVTIPEQPGSFRAFCQALGKRQITEFNYRYYPGKEARLFVGVQTHPVHDPREQLLGSLREQGYNVLDLTDNELAKLHVRHTVGGHAAPGADERVLRFEFPERPGALLGFLERLGKRWNISLFHYRNHGAAEARVFAALEVPGDELAGLPLALDEMGYRYWDETDNPAYKLFLG